The Paenibacillus macerans genome includes a window with the following:
- a CDS encoding glycoside hydrolase family 13 protein has product MQKKWWKESVVYQIYPRSFMDSNGDGIGDLQGIVSKLDYLKTLGVDVVWLCPVYRSPNDDNGYDISDYREIMAEFGTLADWRELLDGLHARGMKLIMDLVVNHTSDEHAWFAESRKSPDNPYRDYYIWRPGKDGREPNDWSSFFGGPAWEYDEATDEYFLHLFSRKQPDLNWDNGVVRREVYEMMTWWLDQGIDGFRMDVINLISKVPELPDAGTDVRDGSYHFGGKYFVNGPRVHEYLQEMNREVLSKYDVMTVGEAIGASPEDALHYVGEDRSELNMIFHFELMDVDSGPGGKWDVKPWRLADIKANITKWQTSLNGKGWNSLYLNNHDQPRLLSRFGDETRYPKESGKMLATLLHTLQGTPYIYQGEEIGMTNVKFASIGEYKDIETINMYREYKALGHPEEKIMNSIYVKGRDNARTPMQWNAEAQAGFTTGTPWIAVNPNYKEINVEAALADPDSLFHYYRRLIELRKQHEIIVYGDYSLVAEDDDRVFAYVRAFGNERLLVILNFFGEETSFALPAEVAAADAELLIGNYAREPLPDQGLLTLRPYEARVYKYTVS; this is encoded by the coding sequence ATGCAAAAAAAATGGTGGAAAGAAAGCGTAGTGTATCAAATTTACCCCCGCAGTTTTATGGACAGCAACGGCGACGGCATCGGGGATCTGCAAGGCATCGTGTCCAAACTCGATTACCTTAAGACGCTTGGCGTCGATGTGGTCTGGTTATGCCCCGTTTACCGGTCGCCCAATGATGACAACGGCTACGACATCAGCGATTACCGGGAAATCATGGCCGAATTCGGCACGCTCGCCGATTGGCGGGAGCTGCTGGACGGCCTGCACGCGCGGGGCATGAAGCTGATCATGGATTTGGTCGTAAACCATACTTCCGACGAACATGCCTGGTTTGCCGAATCCCGCAAATCGCCGGACAATCCGTACCGGGATTACTACATCTGGCGCCCGGGCAAGGACGGACGGGAACCAAACGACTGGAGTTCTTTTTTCGGCGGGCCGGCATGGGAGTATGACGAGGCGACCGATGAATATTTCCTGCACCTGTTCTCCCGCAAGCAGCCCGACCTGAACTGGGATAACGGGGTGGTCCGCCGCGAAGTCTACGAGATGATGACCTGGTGGCTGGATCAGGGGATCGACGGCTTCCGGATGGACGTGATCAACCTGATTTCCAAAGTTCCGGAACTGCCGGATGCGGGGACGGACGTACGGGACGGCAGCTATCATTTTGGCGGAAAATATTTTGTCAACGGCCCGCGGGTCCATGAATATCTGCAGGAAATGAACCGGGAAGTGCTGTCGAAATACGATGTGATGACCGTCGGCGAGGCGATCGGCGCCAGCCCCGAGGATGCGCTGCATTATGTCGGCGAGGACCGCAGCGAGCTCAATATGATTTTCCATTTTGAGCTGATGGATGTCGATTCCGGTCCCGGCGGCAAATGGGACGTCAAACCCTGGAGGCTTGCCGATATCAAAGCGAACATTACCAAATGGCAAACTTCGCTGAACGGAAAAGGCTGGAACAGCCTGTACCTGAACAATCACGACCAGCCGCGGTTGCTCTCCCGGTTCGGCGACGAAACCCGCTATCCCAAAGAATCAGGGAAAATGCTGGCCACGCTCCTTCATACGCTCCAGGGTACGCCATACATTTACCAAGGCGAAGAAATCGGCATGACCAACGTGAAATTCGCTTCGATCGGCGAATACAAGGACATCGAGACGATCAACATGTACAGGGAATATAAAGCCTTGGGGCATCCGGAAGAAAAGATCATGAACTCCATTTACGTTAAAGGACGGGACAATGCGCGCACGCCGATGCAGTGGAACGCGGAAGCGCAGGCCGGTTTTACGACGGGAACGCCCTGGATCGCCGTCAACCCGAATTACAAGGAGATCAACGTGGAGGCGGCCTTGGCGGATCCGGATTCCCTTTTCCACTATTACCGCCGTCTCATCGAATTGCGCAAACAGCACGAAATCATCGTTTACGGCGATTACTCCTTGGTTGCGGAAGATGACGACCGGGTATTCGCCTACGTGCGTGCGTTCGGAAACGAGCGGCTGCTCGTCATCCTGAATTTCTTCGGCGAAGAGACCAGCTTTGCCCTCCCCGCCGAGGTTGCCGCAGCGGACGCGGAGCTGCTCATCGGCAATTATGCGCGCGAGCCGCTGCCGGATCAGGGACTATTGACGCTGCGGCCTTACGAAGCCCGGGTGTACAAGTATACAGTGTCTTAA
- a CDS encoding SDR family oxidoreductase produces the protein MGKLTGKTALVTGAGRGIGRAIAIRVGQEGALVAVHYGQSREAAEEVVRAIEQSGGTAFAIGQKFSDAGSVGAFYEALDEALKTRTYDTRFDILVNNAGIASTLPIEETTEEVFDELMDINVKVPFFLVKQALPRLRDEGRIINLSSAVTRISLPGVAAYSMTKGAINALTLSLSAQLGPRRITINAIQPGFVETEMNAPMLQDPDSRQFGADYSIFGRWGQPQDVADIAAFLSSEDSRWITGQLIDASGGSHL, from the coding sequence ATGGGGAAATTGACAGGAAAAACCGCGCTGGTTACCGGAGCCGGCCGAGGCATCGGCAGAGCCATTGCGATCCGTGTGGGGCAAGAAGGGGCCTTGGTAGCCGTCCATTACGGGCAAAGCCGGGAAGCGGCCGAAGAGGTCGTCCGCGCCATCGAGCAAAGCGGAGGAACCGCATTTGCGATAGGTCAAAAATTCAGCGATGCCGGAAGCGTGGGGGCGTTTTATGAGGCATTGGACGAGGCGCTAAAAACACGCACGTACGACACCAGGTTCGATATTTTGGTGAACAATGCGGGGATCGCCTCCACGCTGCCGATTGAGGAAACTACGGAAGAGGTGTTCGACGAACTTATGGACATCAACGTGAAAGTCCCGTTTTTCCTGGTCAAGCAAGCTTTGCCGCGGCTGCGGGACGAGGGGCGGATCATTAACCTGTCGTCGGCCGTGACGCGGATCTCTTTGCCCGGCGTTGCCGCCTACAGCATGACAAAGGGGGCGATCAACGCGCTGACGTTGTCCTTGTCCGCCCAGCTTGGCCCGCGCCGCATTACGATCAACGCCATCCAGCCGGGCTTCGTGGAGACGGAGATGAACGCCCCGATGCTCCAGGATCCGGACTCGCGTCAATTTGGCGCGGACTATTCCATCTTCGGAAGATGGGGGCAGCCGCAGGACGTCGCGGATATCGCCGCATTTCTATCTTCCGAAGACAGCCGCTGGATCACGGGGCAGTTGATCGACGCCAGCGGGGGATCGCATCTTTAA
- a CDS encoding TetR/AcrR family transcriptional regulator has translation MARLREFDKEKALEAAMELFWEKGFEATSLTDLTSRMGIQRPSLYAAFGDKTELFEAALRKYMGSHASYVRTRLQKHATVKEAFRSYFESLVEAEYQGGENRGCFCINTMVELAPHDKKFEVLTREHEMYLAVIFQEKLEQGVQSGELKADLNAQALAQTLVVSLIGLTVLLKSRPERSFADNSVSVILSLLD, from the coding sequence ATGGCCAGACTTCGCGAATTTGATAAGGAAAAGGCATTAGAGGCCGCCATGGAATTGTTTTGGGAGAAGGGGTTTGAAGCAACGTCTTTAACCGATTTAACTTCGAGAATGGGGATTCAGCGGCCAAGCCTATACGCGGCTTTTGGAGACAAAACGGAGCTGTTCGAAGCTGCCCTGCGTAAATACATGGGGTCCCACGCTTCTTATGTCCGCACCAGACTGCAAAAGCACGCAACCGTCAAAGAAGCGTTTCGCTCCTACTTTGAGAGTCTGGTGGAGGCGGAATACCAAGGAGGGGAGAATCGCGGGTGTTTTTGCATCAATACGATGGTGGAGCTGGCGCCGCATGACAAGAAATTTGAAGTTCTTACGAGAGAACATGAGATGTATCTTGCCGTAATATTCCAGGAGAAGCTTGAACAAGGCGTACAATCCGGCGAGCTTAAAGCGGATTTGAATGCGCAAGCTCTAGCTCAGACATTGGTCGTATCGCTCATCGGCCTTACCGTGCTGCTGAAATCGCGTCCTGAACGGTCATTTGCCGACAATTCCGTATCGGTTATATTGTCTTTATTGGATTAA
- a CDS encoding MFS transporter — MSYKIALLFAIACGLAVSNVYYAQPLLDSLAEQFDITRSSVGSIITVTQICYALGLFMLVPLGDLLNQRRLIIVMMLISAGALAVVGIANTVTVLFAGLAVVGLLAVVTQVLVSYASTLAAPSERGSIVGLVTSGVVIGILLARTFAGILTDIAGWRSVYLVSAALMLIMGVTLYRVLPQYHGKKEPLSYPQLLRSVVQLFVQERVLRIRAGLALLIFTAFSTLWTSLVLPLSSPPASLSHTAIGAFGLAGVAGALAASKAGQLADRGLGQRTTGLALVLLLISWLPISYTEYSLPVLVIGILLLDAAVQAVHVTNQSLIFAVRPEARSRLTGGYMIFYSIGSATGAIASTHIYAYSGWRGVCLFGAAVSAIALLFWALTLRQIRPAD, encoded by the coding sequence ATGTCGTACAAAATAGCTCTGTTGTTCGCCATCGCCTGCGGCCTGGCGGTTTCCAACGTTTACTACGCACAGCCGCTGCTCGATTCACTGGCGGAACAATTCGATATCACCCGGTCGTCCGTTGGAAGCATCATTACCGTTACGCAAATTTGCTATGCACTAGGGCTATTTATGCTGGTGCCGCTCGGCGATCTTCTTAATCAGCGCCGGCTTATCATCGTGATGATGCTAATATCCGCAGGGGCTCTTGCCGTTGTTGGCATCGCCAATACCGTCACCGTGCTGTTTGCCGGTTTAGCGGTTGTAGGATTGCTTGCGGTCGTAACGCAGGTGTTGGTATCGTACGCATCCACTTTAGCCGCCCCGTCCGAAAGGGGAAGCATCGTCGGGTTAGTGACCAGCGGAGTCGTGATCGGAATATTGCTCGCGCGAACATTTGCCGGGATTTTAACGGATATCGCCGGATGGCGCTCGGTTTATCTGGTCTCTGCAGCTTTAATGCTGATCATGGGTGTAACTTTATACCGGGTACTCCCGCAATATCACGGCAAAAAGGAACCATTATCCTATCCGCAATTGCTGCGCTCGGTGGTTCAATTATTCGTACAAGAAAGAGTGCTGCGCATCCGCGCAGGTTTGGCTTTACTCATATTCACGGCGTTTAGCACATTATGGACATCCCTGGTGCTGCCTTTGAGCTCGCCTCCGGCATCGTTATCGCATACCGCAATCGGGGCGTTTGGCCTGGCCGGCGTTGCCGGAGCGTTGGCGGCGTCTAAAGCGGGGCAGCTTGCCGATCGCGGCCTGGGGCAGAGAACGACGGGCTTGGCGTTGGTATTGTTGCTGATATCTTGGCTGCCGATCAGTTATACCGAATACTCCTTGCCTGTCCTGGTCATCGGCATCCTCCTCCTTGACGCGGCAGTGCAAGCGGTGCATGTCACGAACCAGAGTTTAATTTTTGCCGTGCGTCCCGAAGCGCGAAGCCGGCTCACTGGGGGATACATGATCTTTTATTCCATCGGCAGCGCAACCGGAGCTATCGCTTCAACCCATATCTACGCTTATTCCGGTTGGAGAGGGGTATGCCTGTTCGGCGCCGCCGTGAGCGCCATTGCCCTCTTGTTTTGGGCTTTGACCCTTCGGCAGATTAGACCGGCAGACTAG
- a CDS encoding AIM24 family protein, with translation MDILKHNDGLAGLGGHTVTFDLREADKLHLLHPGQVIAYRGPAHHRTDRLMNMKGIYRKRKLLRADFTGPCRVTASLPPAIGLKVLEFAGESDLLYDFRHLFFYTEGIRMENRILSMKNMMITRDAVKVKFSGLGQIGILTQGQVIELPLHPEEPLYVEAGRVLAYPERAKLELSVYGNHLASQHMRYQWKMTGQGSVLVQSGGPGSGELVRDLQAEDGIVKRFLREVIPFGGVFIK, from the coding sequence ATGGATATTCTAAAGCACAACGACGGCCTGGCGGGGTTGGGCGGGCATACGGTCACCTTCGACTTGCGCGAAGCCGACAAGCTGCATCTGCTGCACCCCGGGCAAGTCATCGCTTACCGCGGCCCGGCCCATCACCGGACCGACAGACTGATGAATATGAAAGGCATCTACCGGAAACGCAAGCTGCTGCGGGCCGATTTCACGGGGCCCTGCCGGGTAACCGCCTCCCTCCCTCCCGCCATCGGTTTGAAAGTGCTCGAGTTTGCCGGGGAGAGCGACTTGCTGTACGACTTCCGGCATCTCTTTTTTTATACCGAAGGCATCCGTATGGAGAACCGCATTCTCAGCATGAAAAACATGATGATCACCCGTGACGCGGTAAAAGTCAAATTTTCCGGCCTAGGGCAAATCGGGATTCTGACCCAAGGACAGGTGATCGAGCTGCCGCTGCATCCTGAAGAGCCGCTTTACGTGGAAGCCGGACGGGTGCTCGCTTATCCCGAGCGCGCCAAGCTGGAGCTCTCCGTTTACGGCAATCACTTGGCCAGCCAACATATGCGCTACCAATGGAAAATGACCGGACAAGGCTCGGTGCTGGTCCAATCCGGCGGCCCCGGAAGCGGTGAACTGGTACGGGATCTGCAGGCGGAGGACGGCATCGTCAAACGTTTCCTGCGCGAGGTGATCCCTTTTGGCGGCGTGTTTATTAAGTGA
- a CDS encoding DUF4179 domain-containing protein produces MNTIEEKLQEHKQFLNRVQAPPELEGRLRNALQNVPAKKRKKNPALTWGISTAAALLLIVGMYEYPAFAYYGGKLLNQSELTSLSFSEVAEQGYGQQVNQSKTLDDGTVITINGVIADDNAFLMYYTINRPAGSVLDDNGFVRYGVDQLHGFLTNSNPTQGNGNYSKDETRFEGVYKFEPVSPFSRTLTATFSERLGNGEQALYPISFKFDPTQAMKSIIKENISKSVPVDQGAVHYDSITASPSSTIVKAHYELKEPPRYPANTKLYVNGTEVKNWGYRGAVGSGFEIEFDVLPTDKIKTIELVLESFPGYQKVKEPVSLAAPSDRSIKIGNEKIWIRSVTKTDTGYDIVIARKQFVHLETDHLSIQAGGNVVPVSSISASRPWDLKNGNILWENTYSFNTTDKPELLMVDGFDYIKTYNKTISVDIKK; encoded by the coding sequence ATGAACACGATCGAAGAGAAATTACAGGAGCATAAGCAGTTTTTGAATAGGGTGCAGGCTCCGCCGGAACTTGAAGGCAGACTTCGCAATGCGCTTCAGAATGTTCCCGCTAAGAAAAGAAAGAAGAATCCAGCTTTGACATGGGGTATATCAACTGCCGCGGCGCTCCTTCTGATTGTTGGAATGTATGAATATCCTGCCTTCGCTTATTACGGAGGCAAGCTGCTTAATCAAAGCGAGTTGACCTCCCTGAGTTTTTCCGAAGTGGCCGAGCAAGGATACGGACAGCAGGTAAACCAAAGCAAAACGCTTGATGACGGTACTGTCATTACCATTAACGGTGTTATTGCCGACGATAACGCATTTTTAATGTATTACACCATTAATCGGCCCGCAGGCTCCGTATTGGATGACAATGGTTTCGTTCGTTACGGTGTAGACCAATTGCACGGGTTCTTGACTAATTCCAATCCGACTCAAGGAAACGGCAATTACAGCAAAGATGAAACCCGGTTCGAAGGAGTGTATAAATTCGAGCCGGTTAGTCCATTCTCCAGAACATTGACAGCTACATTCAGTGAGCGGCTGGGTAATGGGGAACAGGCATTGTATCCTATTTCCTTCAAGTTTGACCCTACTCAAGCGATGAAGAGTATCATTAAAGAGAATATTTCCAAATCCGTTCCTGTTGATCAGGGCGCTGTCCACTATGACTCCATTACCGCTTCGCCATCTTCAACCATCGTGAAGGCGCATTATGAATTAAAGGAACCCCCAAGATATCCAGCCAATACTAAGCTTTATGTTAATGGAACAGAAGTGAAAAATTGGGGATATAGGGGGGCGGTTGGTTCGGGATTTGAAATTGAATTTGATGTGCTTCCAACAGACAAGATTAAGACCATTGAACTTGTACTGGAAAGTTTCCCAGGATATCAGAAAGTAAAAGAACCCGTCTCCCTTGCCGCACCATCAGACCGATCCATCAAAATAGGAAATGAAAAGATATGGATTCGCAGCGTAACCAAAACCGACACAGGCTATGATATCGTGATCGCCAGAAAACAATTTGTACACTTGGAAACGGACCATTTATCCATACAAGCCGGCGGTAACGTAGTTCCCGTATCATCGATTTCCGCATCCCGCCCTTGGGATTTGAAAAATGGCAACATTCTGTGGGAGAATACGTATTCTTTTAACACCACGGACAAACCGGAGCTCCTCATGGTGGACGGGTTCGATTATATTAAAACCTACAATAAGACCATATCTGTAGATATAAAAAAATGA
- a CDS encoding RNA polymerase sigma factor: MKVSHLVKQAQKGNKEALLQLVIADQDAYYRLAYAYMGNEHDAMDAMEDMIVTLYEKIDQLRKGEAFYSWSKTILVNRCKTLLRKKARFLPLEDERGPSLAALADNHPYRYSESEMDMQVLLSHLNAQQREAIELRYVHDLPYQTIADITGAPLGTIKSRISQGIQKLKVMIGGDRYEHDRREITGA, translated from the coding sequence ATGAAAGTAAGCCATCTGGTCAAACAAGCCCAAAAAGGCAACAAGGAAGCCTTACTGCAGCTAGTCATAGCCGATCAGGACGCTTATTATCGTCTTGCCTATGCATACATGGGAAACGAGCACGACGCGATGGATGCGATGGAAGACATGATTGTTACACTGTATGAAAAGATTGATCAATTGCGAAAGGGCGAAGCCTTCTACAGCTGGAGCAAAACCATTCTCGTCAATCGGTGCAAAACATTACTCCGCAAAAAGGCGCGGTTTCTTCCGCTGGAAGACGAGCGAGGACCATCACTTGCCGCATTGGCTGACAATCATCCATATCGCTATTCGGAGTCCGAGATGGACATGCAGGTGCTGCTATCTCATTTGAACGCACAACAGCGGGAAGCGATCGAACTTCGATATGTTCATGATCTCCCGTATCAGACGATTGCGGACATAACCGGTGCGCCGCTTGGAACCATCAAATCAAGAATCTCGCAAGGCATCCAAAAACTAAAAGTCATGATCGGAGGTGATCGTTATGAACACGATCGAAGAGAAATTACAGGAGCATAA
- a CDS encoding PadR family transcriptional regulator — protein MSSIKFVLLSLLAREPLSGYDIKQQMKDRINFFYKINNNQLYPLLSKLETEGLVQLQSHERESYRPARKVYKITDQGIEHLKEWVMEPSEPGNWDEFLLKQYNSWLIAPEVLIPHLKKKRAEHEQRVELYTDKIASIREQNQELTSDHPLFSSIAIIEMGISFEKSCSEWCDKMIGWLKSNQIG, from the coding sequence GTGAGTTCCATTAAATTTGTATTGCTTAGTTTATTGGCTCGGGAACCTTTAAGCGGGTATGACATCAAGCAGCAGATGAAAGATAGAATTAATTTTTTCTACAAAATCAACAATAACCAGCTCTATCCGTTGCTTTCCAAACTGGAAACGGAAGGGCTGGTGCAGCTGCAATCGCATGAACGGGAATCGTACAGACCGGCACGGAAAGTTTATAAAATAACGGACCAAGGGATTGAACATTTAAAGGAATGGGTCATGGAGCCAAGCGAGCCGGGGAATTGGGATGAATTCCTCCTCAAGCAGTACAACTCATGGTTGATTGCCCCGGAAGTTTTGATTCCTCACTTGAAAAAGAAAAGGGCTGAGCATGAGCAGCGGGTGGAGTTGTATACGGACAAGATCGCTTCGATTCGCGAGCAGAATCAGGAATTAACCAGCGACCATCCGCTTTTCTCGTCCATTGCCATTATCGAAATGGGGATAAGTTTTGAGAAGAGCTGCAGTGAATGGTGCGATAAAATGATTGGCTGGTTGAAGAGCAATCAGATTGGGTAG
- a CDS encoding alpha/beta hydrolase family protein yields the protein MRLVFNDQTFSFELLRTLSYAPYGGADIGECLSTAYRIKEGDFESWYTEWYKTAERIQALADDSLKRGNRISAKEFYMRASNYYRTAEFFLHGAPGDPRILETWDKSRSAFRQAIQFMDFVEQVEIPYEGTRLPGYFYRVDDERRPTLIVHGGYDSTGEELYWEVAAAALQRGYNCLTFEGPGQGAVIREQHLPFRNDWENVVSPVVDFLWNRAEVDPQRIALMGISFGGHLAPRAAAFEHRLAACIANDGLFSFQFGEMGRKLQQGFHGDLDDPINMEKFIRILMEKNVNIRWAIENGMFTYRAKSISELVAKTAAYTLEGVADKIQCPTLVCEAEHDHFFAGQPQMLYDALACPKTYMKFTAEECAEEHCQFGALLLFNHRLFEWLDQTLQVGK from the coding sequence ATGCGTCTTGTCTTTAATGATCAAACTTTTTCCTTTGAGCTGCTTAGAACGCTCAGCTATGCCCCTTATGGAGGAGCCGATATTGGCGAATGTCTGTCAACCGCCTACCGGATCAAAGAAGGGGATTTTGAAAGCTGGTACACCGAATGGTATAAAACCGCCGAAAGAATTCAAGCTTTGGCTGACGACAGCCTGAAGCGGGGCAATCGAATCAGTGCGAAGGAGTTTTATATGAGAGCCTCCAATTACTACCGCACAGCGGAATTTTTCCTGCATGGCGCGCCGGGTGATCCACGTATCCTGGAGACTTGGGATAAAAGCCGGTCCGCATTCCGCCAAGCCATTCAATTCATGGATTTCGTGGAGCAAGTGGAAATTCCGTATGAGGGGACCCGTTTACCGGGATATTTTTACCGCGTAGATGACGAGCGGCGGCCTACCTTGATTGTTCACGGGGGCTATGATTCTACAGGGGAAGAGCTTTATTGGGAAGTGGCGGCGGCGGCACTGCAGCGTGGGTACAACTGCCTTACCTTCGAGGGTCCGGGGCAAGGCGCGGTTATTCGGGAGCAGCACCTGCCGTTTCGCAACGATTGGGAAAACGTTGTCTCGCCTGTGGTCGATTTTTTGTGGAATCGGGCTGAGGTCGATCCCCAACGGATCGCCCTTATGGGGATCAGTTTCGGCGGTCATTTAGCGCCTCGTGCAGCCGCTTTCGAACATCGCCTTGCCGCTTGTATCGCAAACGATGGTTTATTCTCCTTTCAATTTGGCGAGATGGGCCGGAAACTTCAGCAAGGGTTTCATGGCGATTTGGATGACCCTATTAATATGGAAAAATTCATACGTATATTAATGGAGAAGAACGTCAATATCCGCTGGGCGATCGAAAACGGCATGTTCACGTACAGAGCTAAAAGCATTAGTGAACTCGTCGCGAAAACAGCTGCCTACACCTTGGAAGGCGTGGCCGATAAAATCCAGTGTCCCACGCTCGTGTGCGAAGCTGAACATGATCACTTTTTCGCAGGCCAGCCCCAGATGTTATATGACGCGCTCGCTTGTCCTAAAACCTATATGAAATTCACCGCCGAAGAATGCGCTGAGGAACATTGTCAATTTGGAGCATTGCTGCTGTTCAATCACCGGCTCTTCGAATGGTTGGATCAAACGCTGCAAGTAGGCAAGTAA
- a CDS encoding ABC transporter permease, translating into MNKMRTVIGFTFMNKVRTKAFIITTVVLALLVSVGLHVPYFIDKFAGGNDQPSKIGVVYAGQPELAKALTAYAEKQPAASFTLIPYENADEAALGQELEAGKIDGYLRFASGADRGFPAVTYTSESGQMKADLQNALQAALQHVKVQYITKGMLSEAQIAALNAPVQIEAVKSAAEDGAKEGPGGNGGAEPGAINYVVVYALIILFFMTITMTGNMIASEVTAEKSSRIMEILITSVSPLAQMFGKIIGMFFIGLLQIFVFAAVIAVNVTLPYNQPVLADFNLDLSQIRVEVLVLGLVFYILGYFLYATLFAAIGSLVSRTEELGQAVMPITMLSLVAFYIGIFSLSSPDSMLLKISSYIPFVSPVSMIVRIGVGTTPVWEIALSLLILAAAIFLFGWLSAKIYRTGVLLYGKRPTLKELRKAMKAYKI; encoded by the coding sequence ATGAATAAAATGCGTACGGTGATCGGCTTTACGTTTATGAACAAGGTGCGGACGAAAGCCTTTATCATCACGACGGTCGTGTTGGCGTTGCTCGTTTCTGTCGGCCTCCATGTGCCTTATTTTATCGATAAATTTGCCGGGGGCAACGATCAGCCGTCGAAGATCGGCGTCGTCTATGCCGGCCAGCCGGAGTTGGCGAAAGCCTTAACGGCCTATGCGGAAAAGCAGCCGGCAGCTAGTTTTACGCTGATCCCCTACGAAAACGCGGATGAGGCCGCGCTGGGTCAAGAGCTCGAAGCGGGCAAAATCGACGGTTATCTGCGGTTTGCATCCGGGGCGGATCGCGGTTTTCCGGCGGTGACGTATACGTCCGAGTCCGGCCAGATGAAGGCGGATCTGCAAAACGCCCTGCAGGCGGCGCTTCAGCACGTCAAGGTGCAGTACATTACGAAGGGCATGCTTAGTGAAGCTCAAATCGCCGCGCTCAACGCGCCGGTTCAGATCGAGGCGGTAAAGTCCGCCGCGGAAGACGGAGCCAAGGAAGGGCCGGGCGGCAACGGCGGGGCGGAGCCCGGCGCGATCAACTATGTCGTCGTATACGCGCTGATCATTTTGTTCTTCATGACGATCACGATGACCGGGAATATGATCGCCTCCGAGGTGACGGCGGAAAAAAGCTCGCGCATCATGGAAATTCTCATTACGAGCGTATCGCCGCTGGCGCAGATGTTCGGCAAAATCATCGGCATGTTTTTTATCGGCTTGCTGCAGATTTTCGTGTTCGCCGCGGTCATTGCGGTCAACGTAACGCTGCCGTACAACCAGCCGGTGCTGGCCGATTTCAACCTCGATTTATCGCAGATCCGCGTCGAGGTGCTGGTGCTTGGGCTAGTCTTCTATATCCTCGGCTACTTTCTGTACGCGACGCTGTTTGCCGCCATCGGCTCGCTGGTGAGCCGGACGGAGGAGCTCGGCCAGGCGGTGATGCCGATTACGATGCTGTCGCTGGTCGCTTTTTACATCGGGATTTTCAGCTTGAGCAGCCCCGATTCGATGCTGCTTAAAATAAGCTCCTATATCCCGTTCGTTTCGCCCGTATCGATGATCGTCCGGATCGGCGTCGGAACAACGCCGGTGTGGGAGATCGCGCTTTCGCTGCTTATCCTCGCCGCCGCAATTTTCCTGTTCGGCTGGCTGTCGGCGAAAATTTACCGTACGGGCGTACTGCTCTACGGCAAGCGGCCGACGCTGAAAGAGCTGCGCAAGGCGATGAAGGCGTACAAAATTTGA
- a CDS encoding ABC transporter ATP-binding protein codes for MAYPLVLENVVKQFGEKTAVNHISLRVEEGEIYGLLGANGAGKTTTMRMVLGLIYPDSGRILYHGKPYGRELQHEMGYLPEERGMYPKVKVSDQIIYLARLRGMSAAEADKSLKYWLDRFEVPEYYDKKIEELSKGNQQKMGFIAAVVHKPKIVIMDEAFSGLDPVNVELLKATVKELRDQGTSILFSTHRMEHVEELCRNITILHRSNTVLQGNLQEIKKRYPREEVLLKTAGEVNGLERLDGVKAVERTDNGYLLRIKDASAAQAILKTAMESAEVEHFEIKEPTLNQIFIREVGESNE; via the coding sequence ATGGCATATCCGTTGGTTTTGGAAAACGTGGTAAAGCAGTTCGGGGAAAAAACGGCCGTTAATCATATTTCGCTTCGGGTGGAGGAAGGGGAAATTTACGGTCTGCTTGGCGCAAACGGGGCCGGCAAAACGACGACGATGCGGATGGTGCTGGGGCTGATCTATCCGGACAGCGGACGCATTTTGTACCATGGCAAGCCGTACGGCCGGGAGCTCCAACACGAGATGGGGTATTTGCCGGAAGAAAGGGGTATGTACCCCAAGGTGAAGGTCAGCGACCAGATCATTTATTTGGCCCGCCTGAGGGGGATGTCGGCGGCGGAGGCCGACAAAAGCCTGAAATATTGGCTCGACCGTTTTGAAGTGCCGGAATATTACGACAAAAAAATCGAGGAGCTGTCCAAAGGGAACCAGCAAAAAATGGGCTTTATCGCCGCCGTCGTCCACAAGCCGAAAATCGTCATCATGGACGAGGCGTTCAGCGGTCTGGATCCGGTTAACGTCGAGCTGCTCAAGGCCACGGTGAAGGAGCTGCGCGACCAGGGCACCAGCATTTTATTTTCCACGCACCGGATGGAGCATGTGGAGGAGCTGTGCCGCAACATTACGATTTTGCACCGCTCCAACACGGTACTGCAGGGCAATTTGCAGGAAATTAAGAAACGTTATCCCCGCGAAGAGGTGCTGCTGAAAACGGCGGGGGAAGTGAACGGCCTGGAGAGGTTAGACGGCGTTAAAGCGGTGGAGCGGACGGATAACGGTTATTTGCTCCGGATCAAGGATGCGTCCGCTGCGCAGGCGATTCTGAAAACCGCGATGGAATCTGCCGAAGTGGAGCATTTTGAGATTAAGGAACCGACGCTCAACCAAATCTTTATTCGGGAGGTAGGCGAGTCGAATGAATAA